A section of the Paralichthys olivaceus isolate ysfri-2021 chromosome 16, ASM2471397v2, whole genome shotgun sequence genome encodes:
- the mfn1a gene encoding mitofusin-1 isoform X7 has protein sequence MDVEDPSPLHHFVVAKRSITSIFDQLLDFVKDGSAFVDEAWRSDDLGQVAVEEQSVDMQSCATKLSTIRDVLLRRHMKVAFFGRTSNGKSTVINAMLRDRVLPSGIGHTTNCFLRVEGTDGDEAYLTTEASNERRSVTTVNQLAHALHMDPTLDSGSLVRVFWPKSCCALLRDDLVLMDSPGTDVTLELDSWIDKFCLDADVFVLVGNAESTLMNTEKLFFHKVSERISKPNIFILHNRWDASVTEPEYMEEVRKQHLDRCVSFLAEELRVVGLDEAPGRIFFVSAKEVLSSRMQRAQGMPETGETGGALAEGFHDRLREFQSFERTFEEFISQSAVKTKFEQHTVTAWQITEAIKAVMDDINIASADRKICCLEEREEQRDRLDFVRGQINRLSDNVRDKIKTLSDDVAAKVTSALSDQTRSLPVLVEEFRCDFSPTHETLQIYKTPSLFMSERRKKKKTGSSLISSQKLLQHVEERLVGCLAHRCSIGILRDIRDTQRHMIDSVRPLLSLSVQEQLSASSSSSFELTYDLGLAVLCADFQENIEFQFSLGWTALVTRFIGAANAKRALGSCEPRPQNASSFKDEMVVSIATGLVSVTSRASMTVLVIGGVVWRSVGWRLVALSLSLYGLLYLYEKLTWTDISRERVLKQQFVEHAARRLRTVIPVTSSACSQQVCKELMATFSRLSQRVDLSEAELEGNVRQLSLRIQRLENIQRRSKAFRNLWIQSRKQFFIHSFWRRRQDQ, from the exons atGGATGTTGAGGATCCGTCTCCTCTGCATCATTTTGTTGTAGCAAAGCGTTCGATCACCTCCATCTTTGATCAGCTGCTGGACTTTGTGAAGGACGGCTCTGCCTTTGTAGacg AGGCATGGCGGAGCGACGACCTGGGCCAGGTGGCGGTGGAGGAGCAGAGCGTGGACATGCAGAGCTGTGCCACCAAACTGTCGACCATCAGGGACGTTTTGCTGCGGAGGCACATGAAGGTGGCGTTCTTTGGCAG AACTAGTAACGGGAAAAGTACCGTGATCAACGCCATGTTGAGAGACCGAGTGTTGCCCAGCGGCATTGGTCACACCACCAACTGCTTCCTGAGGGTGGAAGGAACCGACGGAGACGAGGCTTACCTCACCACCGAGGCGTCCAATGAGAGGCGGAGCGTCACT ACGGTCAACCAGCTCGCTCACGCGCTCCACATGGATCCAACTCTAGATTCCGGCAGCCTCGTCAGAGTGTTCTGGCCTAAAAGTTGCTGCGCTCTGCTGAGAGACGACCTGGTGCTGATGGACAG TCCTGGGACTGACGTGACTCTGGAGTTGGACAGCTGGATCGATAAGTTCTGTCTGGACGCCGACGTCTTTGTGCTTGTGGGAAACGCAGAGTCGACGCTGATGAACACG GagaaacttttctttcacaaagtcAGTGAGAGAATTTCCAAACCGAATATCTTCATCCTGCACAACAGATGGGACGCTTCAGTCACCGAACCCGAGtacatggaggag GTGAGGAAGCAGCACTTGGACCGCTGTGTGAGTTTCTTGGCTGAGGAGCTGAGGGTGGTCGGTCTGGACGAGGCTCCGGGGAGGATCTTCTTCGTCTCAGCTAAAGAGGTCCTGAGCTCCAGGATGCAGCGAGCGCAGGGCATGCctgagacaggtgagacag GTGGCGCTCTGGCTGAAGGTTTCCACGACAGACTGAGGGAGTTTCAAAGCTTTGAGAGGACGTTCGAG GAGTTCATCTCTCAGTCTGCGGTGAAAACCAAGTTTGAGCAGCACACGGTGACAGCGTGGCAGATCACTGAGGCCATCAAAGCTGTGATGGACGACATCAACATCGCCTCTGCTGACAGAAA GATCTGCTGCCTGGAGGAgcgagaggagcagagggaccGGCTGGACTTTGTCCGAGGACAGATTAACCGTCTGAGCGACAACGTGAGAGATAAGATCAAGACTCTGAGTGATGATGTCGCTGCCAAG gtGACCTCAGCTCTCTCAGATCAGACTCGTTCACTTCCTGTCCTGGTGGAGGAGTTCAGGTGCGACTTCAGTCCGACACATGAGACTCTGCAGATCTATAAAACT CCGTCATTGTTCATGtctgagagaagaaagaagaagaaaacaggttCCAGTCTCATCTCTTCTCAGAAGCTGCTCCAGCACGTGGAGGAGAGGCTGGTCGGCTGTTTGGCTCATCGCTGCTCCATCGGCATCCTCAGAGACATTAGGGACACCCAGAGACACATGATCG ACAGCGTCCGtcctctgctgtctctgtctgtccaggAGCagctctctgcttcctcctccagctccttcgAGCTGACCTATGACCTCGGCCTTGCGGTCCTCTGTGCAGATTTTCAGGAGAACATCGAGTTTCAGTTCTCTCTGGGCTGGACCGCCCTCGTCACTCGCTTCATCGGAGCCGCCAACGCAAAGCGAGCACTGGGCAGCTGCGAGCCGCGGCCTCAG aatGCCTCCAGCTTTAAGGATGAGATGGTGGTTTCCATAGCGACAGGCCTTGTCTCTGTCACCTCCCGAGCATCAATGACGGTTCTGGTGATCGGTGGAGTG GTGTGGCGGTCTGTGGGCTGGCGTCtcgtcgctctctctctctctctgtatggtCTCCTGTACCTGTATGAGAAACTGACCTGGACTGACATCAGCAGGGAGCGTGTTCTGAAGCAGCAGTTTGTGGAGCACGCCGCCCGCCGCCTCAGAACCGTCATCCCCGTCACAAGCTCCGCCTGCAGTCAGCAGGTGTGCAA GGAACTGATGGCGACGTTCAGCCGCCTGAGTCAGAGAGTCGACCTGAGCGAAGCCGAGCTGGAGGGAAACGTCCGACAGCTGAGCCTCAGGATCCAGAGACTGGAGAACATCCAGAGGAGGTCGAAGGccttcag AAATCTCTGGATTCAATCAAGGAAacagtttttcattcattcattctggaggaggaggcaggatcaATGA
- the mfn1a gene encoding mitofusin-1 isoform X3: MDVEDPSPLHHFVVAKRSITSIFDQLLDFVKDGSAFVDEAWRSDDLGQVAVEEQSVDMQSCATKLSTIRDVLLRRHMKVAFFGRTSNGKSTVINAMLRDRVLPSGIGHTTNCFLRVEGTDGDEAYLTTEASNERRSVTTVNQLAHALHMDPTLDSGSLVRVFWPKSCCALLRDDLVLMDSPGTDVTLELDSWIDKFCLDADVFVLVGNAESTLMNTEKLFFHKVSERISKPNIFILHNRWDASVTEPEYMEEVRKQHLDRCVSFLAEELRVVGLDEAPGRIFFVSAKEVLSSRMQRAQGMPETGETGGALAEGFHDRLREFQSFERTFEEFISQSAVKTKFEQHTVTAWQITEAIKAVMDDINIASADRKICCLEEREEQRDRLDFVRGQINRLSDNVRDKIKTLSDDVAAKVTSALSDQTRSLPVLVEEFRCDFSPTHETLQIYKTKLLQHVEERLVGCLAHRCSIGILRDIRDTQRHMIDSVRPLLSLSVQEQLSASSSSSFELTYDLGLAVLCADFQENIEFQFSLGWTALVTRFIGAANAKRALGSCEPRPQNASSFKDEMVVSIATGLVSVTSRASMTVLVIGGVVWRSVGWRLVALSLSLYGLLYLYEKLTWTDISRERVLKQQFVEHAARRLRTVIPVTSSACSQQGTDGDVQPPESESRPERSRAGGKRPTAEPQDPETGEHPEEVEGLQKSLDSIKETVFHSFILEEEAGSMTNPAASHQGVSDVMGSLLEAVMCPSCFKLAAAPPLRDAPFDFYDEAEFDL; encoded by the exons atGGATGTTGAGGATCCGTCTCCTCTGCATCATTTTGTTGTAGCAAAGCGTTCGATCACCTCCATCTTTGATCAGCTGCTGGACTTTGTGAAGGACGGCTCTGCCTTTGTAGacg AGGCATGGCGGAGCGACGACCTGGGCCAGGTGGCGGTGGAGGAGCAGAGCGTGGACATGCAGAGCTGTGCCACCAAACTGTCGACCATCAGGGACGTTTTGCTGCGGAGGCACATGAAGGTGGCGTTCTTTGGCAG AACTAGTAACGGGAAAAGTACCGTGATCAACGCCATGTTGAGAGACCGAGTGTTGCCCAGCGGCATTGGTCACACCACCAACTGCTTCCTGAGGGTGGAAGGAACCGACGGAGACGAGGCTTACCTCACCACCGAGGCGTCCAATGAGAGGCGGAGCGTCACT ACGGTCAACCAGCTCGCTCACGCGCTCCACATGGATCCAACTCTAGATTCCGGCAGCCTCGTCAGAGTGTTCTGGCCTAAAAGTTGCTGCGCTCTGCTGAGAGACGACCTGGTGCTGATGGACAG TCCTGGGACTGACGTGACTCTGGAGTTGGACAGCTGGATCGATAAGTTCTGTCTGGACGCCGACGTCTTTGTGCTTGTGGGAAACGCAGAGTCGACGCTGATGAACACG GagaaacttttctttcacaaagtcAGTGAGAGAATTTCCAAACCGAATATCTTCATCCTGCACAACAGATGGGACGCTTCAGTCACCGAACCCGAGtacatggaggag GTGAGGAAGCAGCACTTGGACCGCTGTGTGAGTTTCTTGGCTGAGGAGCTGAGGGTGGTCGGTCTGGACGAGGCTCCGGGGAGGATCTTCTTCGTCTCAGCTAAAGAGGTCCTGAGCTCCAGGATGCAGCGAGCGCAGGGCATGCctgagacaggtgagacag GTGGCGCTCTGGCTGAAGGTTTCCACGACAGACTGAGGGAGTTTCAAAGCTTTGAGAGGACGTTCGAG GAGTTCATCTCTCAGTCTGCGGTGAAAACCAAGTTTGAGCAGCACACGGTGACAGCGTGGCAGATCACTGAGGCCATCAAAGCTGTGATGGACGACATCAACATCGCCTCTGCTGACAGAAA GATCTGCTGCCTGGAGGAgcgagaggagcagagggaccGGCTGGACTTTGTCCGAGGACAGATTAACCGTCTGAGCGACAACGTGAGAGATAAGATCAAGACTCTGAGTGATGATGTCGCTGCCAAG gtGACCTCAGCTCTCTCAGATCAGACTCGTTCACTTCCTGTCCTGGTGGAGGAGTTCAGGTGCGACTTCAGTCCGACACATGAGACTCTGCAGATCTATAAAACT AAGCTGCTCCAGCACGTGGAGGAGAGGCTGGTCGGCTGTTTGGCTCATCGCTGCTCCATCGGCATCCTCAGAGACATTAGGGACACCCAGAGACACATGATCG ACAGCGTCCGtcctctgctgtctctgtctgtccaggAGCagctctctgcttcctcctccagctccttcgAGCTGACCTATGACCTCGGCCTTGCGGTCCTCTGTGCAGATTTTCAGGAGAACATCGAGTTTCAGTTCTCTCTGGGCTGGACCGCCCTCGTCACTCGCTTCATCGGAGCCGCCAACGCAAAGCGAGCACTGGGCAGCTGCGAGCCGCGGCCTCAG aatGCCTCCAGCTTTAAGGATGAGATGGTGGTTTCCATAGCGACAGGCCTTGTCTCTGTCACCTCCCGAGCATCAATGACGGTTCTGGTGATCGGTGGAGTG GTGTGGCGGTCTGTGGGCTGGCGTCtcgtcgctctctctctctctctgtatggtCTCCTGTACCTGTATGAGAAACTGACCTGGACTGACATCAGCAGGGAGCGTGTTCTGAAGCAGCAGTTTGTGGAGCACGCCGCCCGCCGCCTCAGAACCGTCATCCCCGTCACAAGCTCCGCCTGCAGTCAGCAG GGAACTGATGGCGACGTTCAGCCGCCTGAGTCAGAGAGTCGACCTGAGCGAAGCCGAGCTGGAGGGAAACGTCCGACAGCTGAGCCTCAGGATCCAGAGACTGGAGAACATCCAGAGGAGGTCGAAGGccttcag AAATCTCTGGATTCAATCAAGGAAacagtttttcattcattcattctggaggaggaggcaggatcaATGACCaatcctgcagccagccaccagggggtgtcAGATGTTATGGGTTCACTTTTGGAAGCTGTCATGTGTCCGTCATGTTTTAAGTTAGCGGCAGCTCCGCCCCTCAGAGACGCCCCGTTTGATTTTTATGATGAAGCTGAGTTTGACCTCTGA
- the mfn1a gene encoding mitofusin-1 isoform X4, with product MDVEDPSPLHHFVVAKRSITSIFDQLLDFVKDGSAFVDEAWRSDDLGQVAVEEQSVDMQSCATKLSTIRDVLLRRHMKVAFFGRTSNGKSTVINAMLRDRVLPSGIGHTTNCFLRVEGTDGDEAYLTTEASNERRSVTTVNQLAHALHMDPTLDSGSLVRVFWPKSCCALLRDDLVLMDSPGTDVTLELDSWIDKFCLDADVFVLVGNAESTLMNTEKLFFHKVSERISKPNIFILHNRWDASVTEPEYMEEVRKQHLDRCVSFLAEELRVVGLDEAPGRIFFVSAKEVLSSRMQRAQGMPETGETGGALAEGFHDRLREFQSFERTFEEFISQSAVKTKFEQHTVTAWQITEAIKAVMDDINIASADRKICCLEEREEQRDRLDFVRGQINRLSDNVRDKIKTLSDDVAAKVTSALSDQTRSLPVLVEEFRCDFSPTHETLQIYKTLLQHVEERLVGCLAHRCSIGILRDIRDTQRHMIDSVRPLLSLSVQEQLSASSSSSFELTYDLGLAVLCADFQENIEFQFSLGWTALVTRFIGAANAKRALGSCEPRPQNASSFKDEMVVSIATGLVSVTSRASMTVLVIGGVVWRSVGWRLVALSLSLYGLLYLYEKLTWTDISRERVLKQQFVEHAARRLRTVIPVTSSACSQQGTDGDVQPPESESRPERSRAGGKRPTAEPQDPETGEHPEEVEGLQKSLDSIKETVFHSFILEEEAGSMTNPAASHQGVSDVMGSLLEAVMCPSCFKLAAAPPLRDAPFDFYDEAEFDL from the exons atGGATGTTGAGGATCCGTCTCCTCTGCATCATTTTGTTGTAGCAAAGCGTTCGATCACCTCCATCTTTGATCAGCTGCTGGACTTTGTGAAGGACGGCTCTGCCTTTGTAGacg AGGCATGGCGGAGCGACGACCTGGGCCAGGTGGCGGTGGAGGAGCAGAGCGTGGACATGCAGAGCTGTGCCACCAAACTGTCGACCATCAGGGACGTTTTGCTGCGGAGGCACATGAAGGTGGCGTTCTTTGGCAG AACTAGTAACGGGAAAAGTACCGTGATCAACGCCATGTTGAGAGACCGAGTGTTGCCCAGCGGCATTGGTCACACCACCAACTGCTTCCTGAGGGTGGAAGGAACCGACGGAGACGAGGCTTACCTCACCACCGAGGCGTCCAATGAGAGGCGGAGCGTCACT ACGGTCAACCAGCTCGCTCACGCGCTCCACATGGATCCAACTCTAGATTCCGGCAGCCTCGTCAGAGTGTTCTGGCCTAAAAGTTGCTGCGCTCTGCTGAGAGACGACCTGGTGCTGATGGACAG TCCTGGGACTGACGTGACTCTGGAGTTGGACAGCTGGATCGATAAGTTCTGTCTGGACGCCGACGTCTTTGTGCTTGTGGGAAACGCAGAGTCGACGCTGATGAACACG GagaaacttttctttcacaaagtcAGTGAGAGAATTTCCAAACCGAATATCTTCATCCTGCACAACAGATGGGACGCTTCAGTCACCGAACCCGAGtacatggaggag GTGAGGAAGCAGCACTTGGACCGCTGTGTGAGTTTCTTGGCTGAGGAGCTGAGGGTGGTCGGTCTGGACGAGGCTCCGGGGAGGATCTTCTTCGTCTCAGCTAAAGAGGTCCTGAGCTCCAGGATGCAGCGAGCGCAGGGCATGCctgagacaggtgagacag GTGGCGCTCTGGCTGAAGGTTTCCACGACAGACTGAGGGAGTTTCAAAGCTTTGAGAGGACGTTCGAG GAGTTCATCTCTCAGTCTGCGGTGAAAACCAAGTTTGAGCAGCACACGGTGACAGCGTGGCAGATCACTGAGGCCATCAAAGCTGTGATGGACGACATCAACATCGCCTCTGCTGACAGAAA GATCTGCTGCCTGGAGGAgcgagaggagcagagggaccGGCTGGACTTTGTCCGAGGACAGATTAACCGTCTGAGCGACAACGTGAGAGATAAGATCAAGACTCTGAGTGATGATGTCGCTGCCAAG gtGACCTCAGCTCTCTCAGATCAGACTCGTTCACTTCCTGTCCTGGTGGAGGAGTTCAGGTGCGACTTCAGTCCGACACATGAGACTCTGCAGATCTATAAAACT CTGCTCCAGCACGTGGAGGAGAGGCTGGTCGGCTGTTTGGCTCATCGCTGCTCCATCGGCATCCTCAGAGACATTAGGGACACCCAGAGACACATGATCG ACAGCGTCCGtcctctgctgtctctgtctgtccaggAGCagctctctgcttcctcctccagctccttcgAGCTGACCTATGACCTCGGCCTTGCGGTCCTCTGTGCAGATTTTCAGGAGAACATCGAGTTTCAGTTCTCTCTGGGCTGGACCGCCCTCGTCACTCGCTTCATCGGAGCCGCCAACGCAAAGCGAGCACTGGGCAGCTGCGAGCCGCGGCCTCAG aatGCCTCCAGCTTTAAGGATGAGATGGTGGTTTCCATAGCGACAGGCCTTGTCTCTGTCACCTCCCGAGCATCAATGACGGTTCTGGTGATCGGTGGAGTG GTGTGGCGGTCTGTGGGCTGGCGTCtcgtcgctctctctctctctctgtatggtCTCCTGTACCTGTATGAGAAACTGACCTGGACTGACATCAGCAGGGAGCGTGTTCTGAAGCAGCAGTTTGTGGAGCACGCCGCCCGCCGCCTCAGAACCGTCATCCCCGTCACAAGCTCCGCCTGCAGTCAGCAG GGAACTGATGGCGACGTTCAGCCGCCTGAGTCAGAGAGTCGACCTGAGCGAAGCCGAGCTGGAGGGAAACGTCCGACAGCTGAGCCTCAGGATCCAGAGACTGGAGAACATCCAGAGGAGGTCGAAGGccttcag AAATCTCTGGATTCAATCAAGGAAacagtttttcattcattcattctggaggaggaggcaggatcaATGACCaatcctgcagccagccaccagggggtgtcAGATGTTATGGGTTCACTTTTGGAAGCTGTCATGTGTCCGTCATGTTTTAAGTTAGCGGCAGCTCCGCCCCTCAGAGACGCCCCGTTTGATTTTTATGATGAAGCTGAGTTTGACCTCTGA
- the mfn1a gene encoding mitofusin-1 isoform X5, which translates to MDVEDPSPLHHFVVAKRSITSIFDQLLDFVKDGSAFVDEAWRSDDLGQVAVEEQSVDMQSCATKLSTIRDVLLRRHMKVAFFGRTSNGKSTVINAMLRDRVLPSGIGHTTNCFLRVEGTDGDEAYLTTEASNERRSVTTVNQLAHALHMDPTLDSGSLVRVFWPKSCCALLRDDLVLMDSPGTDVTLELDSWIDKFCLDADVFVLVGNAESTLMNTEKLFFHKVSERISKPNIFILHNRWDASVTEPEYMEEVRKQHLDRCVSFLAEELRVVGLDEAPGRIFFVSAKEVLSSRMQRAQGMPETGGALAEGFHDRLREFQSFERTFEEFISQSAVKTKFEQHTVTAWQITEAIKAVMDDINIASADRKICCLEEREEQRDRLDFVRGQINRLSDNVRDKIKTLSDDVAAKVTSALSDQTRSLPVLVEEFRCDFSPTHETLQIYKTKLLQHVEERLVGCLAHRCSIGILRDIRDTQRHMIDSVRPLLSLSVQEQLSASSSSSFELTYDLGLAVLCADFQENIEFQFSLGWTALVTRFIGAANAKRALGSCEPRPQNASSFKDEMVVSIATGLVSVTSRASMTVLVIGGVVWRSVGWRLVALSLSLYGLLYLYEKLTWTDISRERVLKQQFVEHAARRLRTVIPVTSSACSQQGTDGDVQPPESESRPERSRAGGKRPTAEPQDPETGEHPEEVEGLQKSLDSIKETVFHSFILEEEAGSMTNPAASHQGVSDVMGSLLEAVMCPSCFKLAAAPPLRDAPFDFYDEAEFDL; encoded by the exons atGGATGTTGAGGATCCGTCTCCTCTGCATCATTTTGTTGTAGCAAAGCGTTCGATCACCTCCATCTTTGATCAGCTGCTGGACTTTGTGAAGGACGGCTCTGCCTTTGTAGacg AGGCATGGCGGAGCGACGACCTGGGCCAGGTGGCGGTGGAGGAGCAGAGCGTGGACATGCAGAGCTGTGCCACCAAACTGTCGACCATCAGGGACGTTTTGCTGCGGAGGCACATGAAGGTGGCGTTCTTTGGCAG AACTAGTAACGGGAAAAGTACCGTGATCAACGCCATGTTGAGAGACCGAGTGTTGCCCAGCGGCATTGGTCACACCACCAACTGCTTCCTGAGGGTGGAAGGAACCGACGGAGACGAGGCTTACCTCACCACCGAGGCGTCCAATGAGAGGCGGAGCGTCACT ACGGTCAACCAGCTCGCTCACGCGCTCCACATGGATCCAACTCTAGATTCCGGCAGCCTCGTCAGAGTGTTCTGGCCTAAAAGTTGCTGCGCTCTGCTGAGAGACGACCTGGTGCTGATGGACAG TCCTGGGACTGACGTGACTCTGGAGTTGGACAGCTGGATCGATAAGTTCTGTCTGGACGCCGACGTCTTTGTGCTTGTGGGAAACGCAGAGTCGACGCTGATGAACACG GagaaacttttctttcacaaagtcAGTGAGAGAATTTCCAAACCGAATATCTTCATCCTGCACAACAGATGGGACGCTTCAGTCACCGAACCCGAGtacatggaggag GTGAGGAAGCAGCACTTGGACCGCTGTGTGAGTTTCTTGGCTGAGGAGCTGAGGGTGGTCGGTCTGGACGAGGCTCCGGGGAGGATCTTCTTCGTCTCAGCTAAAGAGGTCCTGAGCTCCAGGATGCAGCGAGCGCAGGGCATGCctgagacag GTGGCGCTCTGGCTGAAGGTTTCCACGACAGACTGAGGGAGTTTCAAAGCTTTGAGAGGACGTTCGAG GAGTTCATCTCTCAGTCTGCGGTGAAAACCAAGTTTGAGCAGCACACGGTGACAGCGTGGCAGATCACTGAGGCCATCAAAGCTGTGATGGACGACATCAACATCGCCTCTGCTGACAGAAA GATCTGCTGCCTGGAGGAgcgagaggagcagagggaccGGCTGGACTTTGTCCGAGGACAGATTAACCGTCTGAGCGACAACGTGAGAGATAAGATCAAGACTCTGAGTGATGATGTCGCTGCCAAG gtGACCTCAGCTCTCTCAGATCAGACTCGTTCACTTCCTGTCCTGGTGGAGGAGTTCAGGTGCGACTTCAGTCCGACACATGAGACTCTGCAGATCTATAAAACT AAGCTGCTCCAGCACGTGGAGGAGAGGCTGGTCGGCTGTTTGGCTCATCGCTGCTCCATCGGCATCCTCAGAGACATTAGGGACACCCAGAGACACATGATCG ACAGCGTCCGtcctctgctgtctctgtctgtccaggAGCagctctctgcttcctcctccagctccttcgAGCTGACCTATGACCTCGGCCTTGCGGTCCTCTGTGCAGATTTTCAGGAGAACATCGAGTTTCAGTTCTCTCTGGGCTGGACCGCCCTCGTCACTCGCTTCATCGGAGCCGCCAACGCAAAGCGAGCACTGGGCAGCTGCGAGCCGCGGCCTCAG aatGCCTCCAGCTTTAAGGATGAGATGGTGGTTTCCATAGCGACAGGCCTTGTCTCTGTCACCTCCCGAGCATCAATGACGGTTCTGGTGATCGGTGGAGTG GTGTGGCGGTCTGTGGGCTGGCGTCtcgtcgctctctctctctctctgtatggtCTCCTGTACCTGTATGAGAAACTGACCTGGACTGACATCAGCAGGGAGCGTGTTCTGAAGCAGCAGTTTGTGGAGCACGCCGCCCGCCGCCTCAGAACCGTCATCCCCGTCACAAGCTCCGCCTGCAGTCAGCAG GGAACTGATGGCGACGTTCAGCCGCCTGAGTCAGAGAGTCGACCTGAGCGAAGCCGAGCTGGAGGGAAACGTCCGACAGCTGAGCCTCAGGATCCAGAGACTGGAGAACATCCAGAGGAGGTCGAAGGccttcag AAATCTCTGGATTCAATCAAGGAAacagtttttcattcattcattctggaggaggaggcaggatcaATGACCaatcctgcagccagccaccagggggtgtcAGATGTTATGGGTTCACTTTTGGAAGCTGTCATGTGTCCGTCATGTTTTAAGTTAGCGGCAGCTCCGCCCCTCAGAGACGCCCCGTTTGATTTTTATGATGAAGCTGAGTTTGACCTCTGA